Part of the Brassica oleracea var. oleracea cultivar TO1000 chromosome C8, BOL, whole genome shotgun sequence genome is shown below.
AAATTGTGAAAAGCCTCCCACGTGAATCCAGACCAAGCTTCTCCACAAGTACCACTAAATATATACACGACTTGTGCCACAACGATGAACCACCACGACGTGTTAAGCACAAAAGCCAAACCGGGAAGTCCCCAATGGAACTTAGACATTACTAGCCACGTGAGCAACGTGTGGATCACAAGAGCCACACCAGAGATTGCTGCCATGACCATGATCTTGCTTTGCGACTGCAAAAACTTTGCGCTCGGGAAATTTATGGCGTAGGCAAAGATTTGTGGGATCATGTAGATGGAGAATATTCCGGCCATGGCCGAGATCGCCGCGGTTTGGCCTATGAAGGTTAGGATTGGAGCGGCGAAGATGTAGAGAAGAGAAAGGATGAGAGCGGTTACGGTTAGAATCACCCATGAACGTTGTAAGTAAACGCCGAGCAGCGATACTTTTCCTGCTCCAAACGCTTGTCCGCATAACGTTTCCAACGCGCTTCCCATTCCAAGCTAGTCATGTTTGCAATTGCACCATACATGGACGTAAGAGCATTATCAATGGTAAACACTATATAAGTTTTTTAAAAAAATTAAAAATTAAAATCTATTTATATAATCATTTTATTTATTTTAAATAATTGAATCATTATATAAGTGACATATGCATGATGAATTTCTCATAAAAAAATGAGAGTCTTTAAAAAAAAATTCTATCTACTTTCTCTCTTACTTTTGTATTATTTTAATTTATTTTGCTTGTGAATAATTATATGAGAGACTATATTGTTCATGCTATAAATTTAATATTTTTGATGCATACAATTGAAATAGTCAATATGCAAATAACACATCAACTTGTTCATATAACTACTATAGATTCTAAAATAAATTTGAAATTTAATTAATTTGCAAAGTATAGTCTATACGTAAGGCATCAATTTTACATCTATGCAAATAAAAACACAGCTCAAATGTACTAAAACTATTACAATAATCGAATGGTATTTAACCTAATAATAAATAGTTTTTGTTTTGTTTTTAAATATGCAAAATATTCACATGCGTACCATGATACCGAAGGAGAAACCGGCGATGACGGAGTTCTCAATGGAGACGGCAGCGAGGGCGATGGTGCTAATATGTCCGGCGAAAACCTGAGTGATGGCTCCTAGAGAGAACTGGGCCATCGATGTGAAAATGGCCGGGCCGGCTAGCTTCCATAGCTTCCTAGACTCAATTCTAAACTCCCTGGTGAAGTCTTTGACGTTGGAGATCGGCGGGATATCGACGGCGGTAGAGGAGAATGAGACAAGAGAAGATGCTCTGCTTCCGACTCCTAGATAATTCATCAATGCTTTCTGAGTTGCCTGGTCAAGTTCCTCCGTTGAGGTCAGAAACGGATCCATGAAACTGTTATCTTTCTCCATTCTCCTACCAAGAAAGAGAAAGATAGTCCTACGAGGTAAGAGAGAAGATAGAGGATCTTGCGATCTTATGTATCAATAGTTGTATAGACACTATTACAAGATTTTATAGGTCTTTATAGATTTTGTATTGTGGGAGTTTTTGGACATTGGTAAAAGACAGCGTTACACCAGTTAGACCATTATATTGACTTAGTGTTCTACAGTAAATTATATTATGTGTGTGTCGGTCCAGTGTTGTATAACTGTCATATGGAATCAAAAGGTGACGTATCTGATGTTTCGTCGCACGACTAGGTAAGGCTAAACAATAAAAGATAACAACACACGCGGAGAAGAACGCAATTATAATTCATAAATGGTTATAGAAATATACAAAAGATTATTGACCATTAAGATCTTTGTTTCGTGGACTCCATATGTGCTGATCTTGCTACGTGCAAAGCAATCAGTGTGATATCCAGGAAGTGGGAAAACATAGTAAAACATTTTAATCAAATAGCTAAGTTCTTTGGCCAATGGAAGACATAATGATCTCACAGATACTTATTGGACTGTATCAAAGAACCAATGACATGGGCACAAAACTTTAGGCCATACATGAAATTTTACTGAACGTTGCATTGCACTCTTGTACCAAGTGATCGGCTAGTTATAGAATCGTAAGAGGCTGTCTTGGTTTAGGTACTAAAATTGCCCAAATTGAAACTGGAATAATCCATTTCCTAAATCAGAACCCACATGTCTTGTAAGAGTGGCTCACACGGCATCTTCTGTTCAAGCCCAAAGAGCCACATTACCGAAGCCCACAAGACAAAAGGATGATCAGACCAACTGCCAGTCTCAGAGACAAAAGAGTACGGCAATGACAGTGCAACTCTCCAACCGATTTGATTCTCTTCTATCCGTTGGAGAAGGAGATTGATACCTTTCTAGCTGTCATCATGAGCTGGCATTATACTTAGTCTAGATTGTTCTCATTGTCACTATAAAACCATGATGTAATCGTTTGTTACTTCTGTTTTCCAGAGCTCGGTAAAGAAAGATAACAATGGCCAAATCTTCTGGTAAGCATGTGTCTGTGCAGAAGGCAGAAGCTCCATGTGACGGCAGCTGCCTAACTACTAGGCCTGGGACGGATCGGATATCCGGGTAATTTTAAGGTATCCGGATCCGGATCCTTATCCGGCGGATCCATAATTTTACTATCCTTATCCGGATCCGGGGTTCTCGGATATCCGGGTGTCGGATATCCTCCTAAAAATTGTAATATCCGGCGGATATCCGGATCCGGATTTGGATCCTTAAAATAAATAAAAAATAATATTAATATATATATATATATAAAATATTAACAATAATTTAAAATATATATATAACATCTTTAATTATTTCTATGTACAATATTACAAAATTTACATAAAATTTATATATATTATTATAAAAATGAAAATATATTAAATAAAATTAATTTTTATATATAGATATTACTATTTTTGAAATATTTATTAATAAAACTTACGGATCCGGATATCCGGACTTAAAAATTAAGATATCCGGATCCGGATCCGGCTTTGACGGATCCAACATTTTACTATCCGGATCCGGATTCGGCCCCTCCGGATATCCGGATTTTCGGATCGGATCCGGATCGAATCTCGGATCGAATCCGGATCTCGGATAAAAGTCTCAGGCCTACTAACTACTTTGCATTGAATGACAAGTTTGTGTGTTTCAAAAAAAGAGAGAACATAATGATATCCTTAATAGGGTTTTCAAGTTATTTAATGGGACATGAAGTGGACAGTTTGGTCCTATTGGGTTTATAGATTTGATATCCATTGTTTAACATTTTCACTCTAAATTGGGTAATATTCTTGACGCAAACCACAAAACGGCACGCAGTCTCAAGGTTTTCATCTTGGTCTTGCAGTAATTGAACCGAATTTTAGTTTAATGGGCCTTTAACTTAAGATAAGCCCAATATATTTTTCTTTTTTTTGCTTTCTAACTAGATTATCGAATCGAATCCGAATACTGAGAAAAATAATTAAATAAGCATTAAATATTAGTTGAAGAAAAAAAAGAAAGGTAGAATAGAACAGAGTGGAAGAAGACGAGTGTGGGATGAACAATTAGAGTGAATGGAGGAGTTACAGAGGAAAGTAGCAGAAGCAATCCACGTCTTGAATCACGATCCTCTCTCTTCCAACAGAGTCGCCGCCAATCAATGGCTTGTTCACTTCCAGCAAACCCCCGAAGCTTGGGACGTCTCCACCTCTCTCCTCACTTCTCCGATTGTCTCTCTCTTCGACCTCCAATTCTTCGCCGCCCAGATTCTCCGCCGAAAGGTCTCGCCTTTCATCATCTCCTCCTCGATTCTCGAAAACCCTTTTCACCCTCTCCTTTTGTGTTGGTTTTCAGATTCAGAACGAAGCATCGAATCTTCAATCGAATGCCAAAGACGCTCTTCTCAACGCGCTTCTTATCGCCGCCAAGAGATACAGCTCCGGCGTTCCTCAGGTAAGTTTTATCCGTTAGAAAGGAATGATTTTTTTGGGGGTTTATGTGTGTTTTGTGATGAGTCAGTGTTGGGAGTTTTGGGGATTTTGCAGCTCTTGACGCAGATATGTTTAGCTCTCTCGGCGCTTCTTCTACACGCGGATCTTTATTCGAAGCCTTTTGATAAGCTTATGTTCGCGCTTCAGAGTCTTCAGGCTCATGATGATGGCAATGTCGTCTTGCTTGAGCTTCTCACTGTTCTTCCTGAAGAGATATCTGACTCTCGCCATGTTTCTCATCAGTCTGATCTTCGTCAAGAGGTTGTTCCTTTTATCATTTTGTTTTTTTTTTTGTCTTTGTTGTACTTACCTGGCGTTTGGCTTTGTAACAGTTGCTCTCGCATACTTCCATGGTTCTAGACTTCTTACTCCAGCAGTCTGAGAAGCAATACGTCTCCCCTCTTTACCCGCAGCACGACAACCGGAAAATACTTCGTTGCTTACTTAGTTGGGTATGTTGGTTTGTGTTTCATGTGCAATTGTGTTGTGGTGATCTTTCTTTTTCTGGGTTTGAATTTAATGTCTTTACTCGTTATCATTAGGTCCGTGCTGGATGTTTCTCTGAGATTCCACAAGGCGCAGTGCCATCACATCCCCTTCTTAACTATGTCTTCAATGCTCTGCAGGTGATTTTCATTACTGGTGT
Proteins encoded:
- the LOC106308438 gene encoding protein TRANSPARENT TESTA 12 produces the protein MEKDNSFMDPFLTSTEELDQATQKALMNYLGVGSRASSLVSFSSTAVDIPPISNVKDFTREFRIESRKLWKLAGPAIFTSMAQFSLGAITQVFAGHISTIALAAVSIENSVIAGFSFGIMLGMGSALETLCGQAFGAGKVSLLGVYLQRSWVILTVTALILSLLYIFAAPILTFIGQTAAISAMAGIFSIYMIPQIFAYAINFPSAKFLQSQSKIMVMAAISGVALVIHTLLTWLVMSKFHWGLPGLAFVLNTSWWFIVVAQVVYIFSGTCGEAWSGFTWEAFHNLWGFIKLSLASAVMLCLEIWYFMALVLFAGYLKNAEVSVAALSICMNILGWAAMVSVGINAAVSVRVSNELGASHPRAAKFSLVVAVILSSVMGMAIAAVLLIFRDEYPVLFVEDEVVRNVVRELTPMLAFCIVINNVQPVLSGVAVGAGWQAVVAYVNIACYYVFGVPFGLLLGFKLEYGVMGIWWGMMTGTFVQSIVLTWMICKTNWDKEAAMAEERIREWGGSEEKENLLN